One region of Microbacterium sufflavum genomic DNA includes:
- a CDS encoding O-antigen ligase family protein — protein sequence MAQYTKHPVAPLPTAPERESTGHLLLRGYVILVLFVAFAHSAVYNLLGVVGAAAVLGLFTVATLAIGIPMLARRRPQPFRWRRLPWAALGYTALALVSVAWSQWRGPTIATGLLLAAVTVNGLFIAHVLTWHEIVRALSSAFKWILGLSLALELWVSLVLHGPLLPNFVDLPDGEIDPQWYWVRDNLFDGGRIQGIVGNANLLAIVSLFALITFGVLFAARARWRTTLALWMILAAYFLLRTSSATALVCAGAAVVVLVVALVMRRASTPSARTRVYVVAIGSTVIVGAAVWLLRGPLLSLLGRSADLTGRSEKIWTKVLERAGEHPLFGNGFSSPWVPSDPAFDHWIVDHGITVFHAHNMWLDVLLQLGVLGVVLMAVAYGSLLWRSWFFAVDRPRWDLDAHRPFSPITLLPSLYTIVLLVQGLTESTPIMLWGWLLLVLLSFKLKSVPLVGVGERDLVFERGTTQRRVP from the coding sequence ATGGCCCAGTACACCAAGCACCCGGTGGCCCCCCTTCCCACCGCGCCGGAGCGCGAGTCGACGGGGCACCTGCTGCTGCGCGGGTACGTCATCCTCGTGCTCTTCGTGGCCTTCGCGCACTCCGCCGTCTACAACCTGCTCGGCGTGGTCGGCGCCGCCGCCGTGCTGGGACTCTTCACCGTCGCGACCCTCGCGATCGGCATCCCGATGCTCGCGCGTCGTCGTCCGCAGCCCTTCCGCTGGCGACGCCTGCCGTGGGCCGCGCTGGGCTACACCGCACTCGCGCTGGTGTCCGTGGCATGGTCGCAGTGGCGCGGGCCGACGATCGCGACCGGGCTGCTGCTCGCCGCGGTCACCGTGAACGGCCTCTTCATCGCGCACGTGCTCACCTGGCACGAGATCGTGCGCGCGCTGTCCTCCGCCTTCAAGTGGATCCTCGGACTGTCGCTCGCCCTCGAGCTGTGGGTGTCCCTCGTGCTGCACGGCCCCCTGCTGCCGAACTTCGTCGACCTGCCGGACGGCGAGATCGACCCGCAGTGGTACTGGGTGCGCGACAACCTGTTCGACGGTGGCCGCATCCAGGGCATCGTGGGCAACGCGAACCTGCTCGCGATCGTGTCGCTGTTCGCTCTCATCACGTTCGGCGTGCTGTTCGCGGCACGGGCGCGGTGGCGCACCACCCTCGCGCTGTGGATGATCCTCGCGGCCTACTTCCTGCTGCGCACCTCCTCCGCCACGGCGCTGGTGTGCGCGGGCGCCGCTGTGGTGGTGCTGGTGGTGGCACTGGTCATGCGGCGGGCGTCGACCCCGAGCGCCCGCACGCGCGTGTACGTCGTCGCCATCGGCTCGACCGTGATCGTCGGGGCCGCCGTCTGGCTGCTGCGCGGGCCCCTGCTGTCGCTCCTCGGCCGCAGCGCCGACCTGACCGGGCGCTCGGAGAAGATCTGGACCAAGGTCCTGGAGCGCGCGGGCGAGCACCCCCTGTTCGGCAACGGCTTCTCCAGCCCGTGGGTGCCGAGCGATCCCGCGTTCGACCACTGGATCGTCGACCACGGCATCACGGTGTTCCACGCGCACAACATGTGGCTCGACGTGCTGCTGCAGCTGGGCGTGCTCGGCGTCGTGCTGATGGCCGTCGCCTACGGCAGCCTGCTGTGGCGCTCCTGGTTCTTCGCGGTCGACCGTCCGCGGTGGGACCTCGACGCGCACCGACCGTTCTCGCCGATCACCCTGCTGCCGAGCCTCTACACCATCGTGCTGCTCGTGCAGGGCCTGACCGAGTCCACGCCGATCATGCTGTGGGGCTGGCTGCTGCTGGTCCTGTTGTCGTTCAAGCTGAAGTCCGTGCCGCTCGTGGGCGTGGGTGAGCGCGACCTCGTGTTCGAGCGCGGGACGACGCAGCGGCGGGTGCCGTGA
- a CDS encoding NUDIX hydrolase, translating into MTDGFTPVYASSDGLPVRLEAAARRAADGSAYTHHRLVVSDGRAGAVIVARDADRLLLVLSAREAAEAELWELPRGAGEADETAAETALRELREETGLRGRDPQVLGSYVTDSSIFPQEVAVVECRIDQDAPATVPDGEVSDRRWLPLAELAHAVQDGTIRDAHTLAAIAVLSSRGEL; encoded by the coding sequence ATGACCGATGGATTCACCCCGGTGTACGCGAGCTCCGACGGGCTCCCGGTGCGGCTCGAGGCCGCCGCGCGGCGCGCCGCCGACGGGTCCGCCTACACGCACCACCGCCTCGTCGTCTCCGACGGGCGAGCAGGAGCGGTGATCGTGGCCCGCGACGCGGATCGGCTGCTGCTCGTGCTGAGCGCCCGGGAAGCCGCGGAGGCCGAGCTCTGGGAGCTCCCTCGCGGGGCGGGAGAAGCCGATGAGACGGCCGCCGAGACCGCCCTCAGAGAGCTGCGGGAGGAGACCGGCCTGCGCGGCCGCGACCCGCAGGTGCTGGGGTCGTACGTGACCGACTCGTCGATCTTCCCGCAGGAAGTCGCCGTCGTGGAGTGCCGCATCGACCAGGACGCGCCGGCGACCGTGCCGGACGGGGAAGTCTCCGACCGGCGCTGGCTGCCGCTCGCGGAACTGGCGCATGCCGTGCAGGACGGGACGATCCGTGATGCCCACACGCTCGCGGCCATCGCCGTCCTCTCATCGAGGGGGGAGCTGTGA
- a CDS encoding O-antigen ligase family protein: MTPGRTITRLLGSAEFARAFTLAVLLAVFGSFLIERMTSPVTLATIVTLLCVLGAAILWVRREELSLLRLAPSSLIAFLGWALVSLVWTTDRSDTFFGWLSLLGFAFLAITVGHIRDTLQTVRALGDALRVLLTLSLGVEILSGVLLDIPFSFLGVQGDLALGGPVQGVFGSRNMLGFIAVIALITFVIEWRTQSVDPPLAVVSIALAGGLAFLSSSPTVLVLAVAVGIVTVALTIVRHTSPARRTMVQWGLGALVALALAVAFALRHQIIALLDAGSDFSMRATLWNMILDFVSIKPITGWGWFGDWARGEYPFTFINFQLGEHHQSALNAFFDVLLQLGTAGLVLFLLLGGVALIRSWLVASVRRSVVYAWTPITLVTLAVDSMFESFTLVGAGWFLLVLCALRAGQSRSWRENIDAAHTGAIPTLRPQG, from the coding sequence GTGACGCCGGGTCGCACGATCACCCGGCTCCTCGGGTCGGCGGAGTTCGCGCGGGCCTTCACGCTTGCGGTGCTGCTGGCGGTGTTCGGCTCGTTCCTGATCGAGCGGATGACGTCTCCCGTCACCCTCGCCACGATCGTCACGCTGCTCTGCGTGCTGGGAGCCGCGATCCTCTGGGTGCGCCGCGAGGAGCTGTCGCTGCTGCGCCTCGCGCCCTCGTCGCTGATCGCGTTCCTCGGCTGGGCACTGGTGAGCCTGGTGTGGACGACCGATCGTTCGGACACGTTCTTCGGCTGGCTCTCCCTGCTGGGCTTCGCGTTCCTCGCCATCACGGTCGGCCACATCCGCGACACCCTCCAGACCGTGCGGGCGCTGGGCGACGCGCTGCGGGTGCTCCTGACGCTCTCGCTGGGCGTGGAGATCCTGTCCGGCGTGCTGCTCGACATCCCGTTCTCGTTCCTCGGCGTGCAGGGCGACCTCGCGCTCGGCGGACCGGTGCAGGGCGTCTTCGGCAGCCGCAACATGCTCGGCTTCATCGCCGTGATCGCGCTGATCACCTTCGTGATCGAGTGGCGCACGCAGTCGGTGGACCCGCCGCTCGCGGTCGTGTCGATCGCCCTCGCCGGCGGGCTGGCGTTCCTGTCCTCCTCGCCGACGGTGCTCGTCCTGGCGGTGGCGGTCGGCATCGTGACGGTGGCGCTCACGATCGTGCGGCACACCTCCCCCGCGCGTCGCACCATGGTCCAGTGGGGCCTCGGGGCGCTGGTCGCCCTCGCCCTGGCGGTGGCGTTCGCGCTGCGGCACCAGATCATCGCGCTGCTGGACGCCGGCTCCGATTTCTCGATGCGGGCGACCCTGTGGAACATGATCCTCGACTTCGTGTCCATCAAGCCGATCACGGGGTGGGGCTGGTTCGGCGACTGGGCTCGCGGGGAGTATCCGTTCACGTTCATCAACTTCCAGCTGGGCGAGCACCACCAGAGCGCGCTGAACGCGTTCTTCGATGTGCTGCTGCAGCTCGGCACGGCCGGCCTCGTGCTGTTCCTGCTGCTGGGAGGAGTCGCCCTCATCCGCTCCTGGCTGGTGGCGAGCGTGCGCCGATCCGTGGTCTACGCGTGGACGCCGATCACGCTCGTGACGCTCGCCGTCGATTCGATGTTCGAGAGCTTCACGCTGGTGGGTGCCGGCTGGTTCCTGCTCGTGCTGTGCGCCCTGCGCGCCGGGCAGTCCCGCTCATGGCGCGAGAACATCGACGCCGCGCACACCGGGGCCATCCCGACCCTCCGCCCCCAGGGCTAG
- the glf gene encoding UDP-galactopyranose mutase, whose product MDLLVVGSGFFGLTIAERAAEAGRKVTVIDRRPHIGGNAYSEAEPETGIEVHRYGAHLFHTSNATVWEYVNRFTTFTNYVHRVYTTHKGTVFPMPVNLGTINQFFQAAYTPDQARALVKEQAGEFDVKSAANFEEKGIALVGRPLFEAFFRDYTAKQWQTDPQKLSGDIISRLPVRYTYDNRYFNDTWEGLPTDGYTAWLERMADHPRIEVKLGVDYFDEAQPLNKRATVGQVPVVYTGPVDRYFDYAEGALSWRTLDFEQEVLNVRDFQGTSVMNYPDMDVPYTRIHEFKHFHPERKDVYDSDKTVIMREFSRFAEREDEPYYPVNTPTDREGLLAYRELAKGEKDVHFGGRLGTYQYLDMHMAIGSALSLWNNTLS is encoded by the coding sequence ATGGATCTTCTCGTCGTCGGGTCGGGTTTCTTCGGCCTCACCATCGCTGAGCGTGCCGCGGAAGCCGGCCGCAAGGTGACCGTCATCGACCGCCGCCCCCACATCGGCGGCAACGCCTACAGTGAGGCGGAACCCGAGACGGGGATCGAGGTGCACCGCTACGGGGCGCACCTGTTCCACACGTCGAACGCGACCGTGTGGGAGTACGTCAACCGCTTCACCACCTTCACGAACTACGTGCACCGGGTCTACACGACCCACAAGGGCACGGTGTTCCCGATGCCGGTGAACCTGGGCACGATCAACCAGTTCTTCCAGGCGGCCTACACGCCGGACCAGGCGCGGGCTCTGGTGAAGGAGCAGGCGGGGGAGTTCGACGTGAAGTCCGCCGCGAACTTCGAGGAGAAGGGCATCGCGCTCGTCGGCCGTCCGCTGTTCGAGGCGTTCTTCCGCGACTACACCGCCAAGCAGTGGCAGACCGACCCGCAGAAGCTGTCCGGCGACATCATCAGCCGCCTGCCCGTGCGCTACACGTACGACAACCGCTACTTCAACGACACGTGGGAGGGCCTGCCGACCGACGGGTACACCGCGTGGCTCGAGCGCATGGCGGACCACCCCCGCATCGAGGTGAAGCTCGGCGTCGACTACTTCGACGAGGCGCAGCCGCTGAACAAGAGGGCGACCGTCGGCCAGGTGCCCGTGGTCTACACGGGGCCGGTCGACCGCTACTTCGACTACGCGGAGGGCGCCCTGAGCTGGCGCACGCTCGACTTCGAGCAGGAGGTGCTGAACGTCCGCGACTTCCAGGGCACCAGCGTCATGAACTACCCCGACATGGACGTGCCCTACACGCGCATCCACGAGTTCAAGCACTTCCACCCGGAGCGCAAAGACGTCTACGACTCCGACAAGACCGTCATCATGCGCGAGTTCTCCCGCTTCGCCGAGCGCGAGGACGAGCCCTACTACCCGGTGAACACGCCGACCGACCGCGAGGGGCTGCTGGCCTACCGCGAGCTGGCGAAGGGCGAGAAGGACGTGCACTTCGGGGGGCGTCTGGGCACGTACCAGTACCTCGACATGCACATGGCCATCGGGTCGGCGCTGTCGCTCTGGAACAACACTCTCTCCTAG
- a CDS encoding ABC transporter ATP-binding protein, with translation MSAAIEVQGLGVRFRRNRRGRRSFKDLFSGASRRSRPGEFWALRDVSFTVQPGESIGVVGRNGQGKSTLLRLVAGVLLPDEGSVHVNGGVAPLIEITGGFVGDLTVRENVRLTAGLHGMSRDEVSRRYDDIIAFAELAGFEETPYKHLSNGMKVRLAFSVVSQLDEPILLVDEVLAVGDKAFRDKCYKRIDELLAEGRTLFFVSHNERDLRRFCTRGLYLDKGALALDAPIGEVLDRYNADYAV, from the coding sequence ATGTCCGCGGCAATCGAGGTACAGGGGCTCGGCGTCCGTTTCCGCCGCAACCGGAGGGGGCGGCGCAGCTTCAAGGACCTGTTCAGCGGGGCATCGCGCCGTTCGCGCCCCGGCGAGTTCTGGGCGTTGCGCGACGTCTCGTTCACGGTGCAGCCGGGGGAGTCGATCGGTGTGGTCGGCCGCAACGGACAGGGGAAGTCGACGCTGCTGCGCTTGGTCGCCGGCGTGCTGCTCCCCGATGAGGGGTCGGTGCATGTCAACGGAGGCGTGGCGCCGCTCATCGAGATCACCGGCGGTTTCGTCGGTGATCTGACGGTGCGGGAGAACGTGCGTCTCACCGCGGGTCTCCACGGCATGTCGCGCGACGAGGTCTCGCGCCGCTACGACGACATCATCGCGTTCGCCGAGCTCGCCGGCTTCGAGGAGACGCCCTACAAGCACCTCTCCAACGGCATGAAGGTGCGGCTGGCGTTCTCTGTCGTGTCACAGCTCGACGAGCCGATCCTCCTCGTCGACGAGGTCCTCGCCGTCGGTGACAAGGCGTTCCGCGACAAGTGCTACAAACGCATCGACGAGCTGCTCGCGGAGGGGCGCACGCTGTTCTTCGTGAGCCACAACGAGCGCGACCTGCGCCGGTTCTGCACGCGCGGGCTGTACCTCGACAAGGGCGCGCTCGCGCTGGACGCACCGATCGGCGAGGTGCTCGACCGCTACAACGCCGACTACGCGGTCTGA
- the galE gene encoding UDP-glucose 4-epimerase GalE, producing MKVLITGGAGYIGSTVATACIEAGIEVVVLDDLSKGLEVFGDGRNLYVGDIADHAVLDRLLADHPDIDAVVHCAARVVVPESVADPLGYYDSNVGKTIVLLQRLRDAGVPRVVFSSSASVYAGESGDGVDESGALAPASPYATTKAMVEQILADAAAAGDFRAIALRYFNPIGADPRLRTGLQNPTPSHALGKIMQAHASGEPFTITGTDWATRDGSGLRDYVHVWDLALAHVAAVQRFDRVATPDEPYQVINLGTGDGVTVRELVQAFERVTGEVLPVVETGRRPGDQAGAYAIVDRAAAVLDWRAERSVDDGVRDALAWSEKLRSLR from the coding sequence ATGAAGGTACTGATCACCGGCGGCGCCGGCTACATCGGATCGACCGTGGCGACGGCATGCATCGAGGCCGGGATCGAGGTCGTCGTGCTCGACGACCTCTCCAAGGGGCTCGAGGTGTTCGGCGACGGACGCAACCTCTACGTCGGCGACATCGCCGATCACGCGGTGCTGGACCGGCTGCTGGCCGACCACCCCGACATCGACGCCGTCGTCCACTGCGCGGCGCGCGTGGTCGTGCCGGAATCGGTCGCCGACCCCCTGGGCTACTACGACAGCAACGTGGGCAAGACGATCGTGCTGCTGCAGCGGCTGCGCGACGCGGGCGTCCCGCGCGTCGTGTTCAGCTCCTCGGCCTCGGTGTACGCGGGGGAGTCGGGTGACGGCGTCGACGAGAGCGGTGCCCTGGCGCCCGCGAGCCCCTACGCGACCACCAAGGCCATGGTGGAGCAGATCCTCGCCGACGCAGCGGCCGCCGGCGACTTCCGGGCGATCGCGCTGCGCTACTTCAACCCGATCGGCGCCGACCCCCGCCTGCGCACGGGACTGCAGAACCCCACGCCCTCGCACGCGCTGGGCAAGATCATGCAGGCGCACGCCTCGGGCGAGCCCTTCACCATCACCGGCACCGACTGGGCCACGCGCGACGGCTCCGGGCTGCGCGACTACGTGCACGTCTGGGACCTGGCTCTCGCGCACGTCGCCGCGGTGCAGCGGTTCGACCGCGTGGCCACGCCCGACGAGCCCTACCAGGTGATCAACCTGGGCACGGGCGACGGCGTCACGGTGCGCGAGCTCGTGCAGGCGTTCGAGCGGGTCACGGGCGAGGTGCTGCCGGTGGTCGAGACCGGCCGACGCCCGGGCGACCAGGCGGGCGCGTACGCGATCGTCGACCGTGCCGCCGCGGTGCTGGACTGGCGCGCCGAGCGCTCGGTCGACGACGGTGTGCGCGATGCACTGGCCTGGTCGGAGAAGCTCCGCTCGCTGCGCTGA
- a CDS encoding glycosyltransferase: protein MTAAPAAFDPTAATIVIVTFNRSHLLSGLLTSITAMDPKPGRVVIIDNASADDTTDVVESFRDDIGTEIVYRRLQTNTGGSGGFSEGMRTAYELGSEWIWMMDDDVEVLPDGLARMGRWAPRFKSIQGRRYDYDGSEFYWQYRIAERMGIPIPFAPAGFDESGYKHMNSGCFEGMFIHRSIVQQIGLPDPRFFIYWDDQMYGWLASRLTTAVIVDEFVLRRTREIKQWDMGIRHMNASSNAYRYYIMRNRGFIKQYYRVHGVYNPVLFGLGTAATFAKELIRLVFVERTVRGTSNLFRGIRDGGRVGRDRSWQPMTPLEA from the coding sequence ATGACCGCGGCCCCCGCTGCATTCGACCCCACCGCAGCGACCATCGTCATCGTCACCTTCAACCGTTCGCACCTGTTGTCCGGGCTGCTCACCAGCATCACCGCGATGGACCCGAAGCCGGGCCGCGTGGTCATCATCGACAACGCGTCGGCCGACGACACCACCGACGTGGTCGAGTCGTTCCGTGACGACATCGGCACCGAGATCGTGTACCGGCGCCTGCAGACGAACACGGGCGGGTCCGGAGGCTTCAGCGAGGGCATGCGCACCGCGTACGAGCTCGGGTCCGAGTGGATCTGGATGATGGACGACGATGTGGAGGTGCTGCCGGACGGCCTCGCCAGGATGGGCCGCTGGGCGCCGCGCTTCAAGAGCATCCAGGGCCGCCGGTACGACTACGACGGCAGCGAGTTCTACTGGCAGTACCGCATCGCGGAGCGCATGGGCATCCCGATCCCGTTCGCCCCGGCCGGCTTCGACGAGTCGGGCTACAAGCACATGAACAGCGGCTGCTTCGAGGGCATGTTCATCCACCGCTCGATCGTGCAGCAGATCGGTCTGCCCGACCCGCGGTTCTTCATCTACTGGGACGACCAGATGTACGGCTGGCTGGCTTCGCGCCTGACCACGGCGGTCATCGTGGACGAGTTCGTGCTGCGTCGCACGCGCGAGATCAAGCAGTGGGACATGGGCATCCGGCACATGAACGCGTCGAGCAACGCCTACCGGTACTACATCATGCGCAACCGCGGCTTCATCAAGCAGTACTACCGCGTCCACGGCGTGTACAACCCTGTGCTGTTCGGCCTCGGCACCGCGGCGACGTTCGCGAAGGAGCTCATCCGGCTCGTCTTCGTCGAGCGCACGGTGCGGGGCACGAGCAACCTGTTCCGCGGGATCCGCGACGGCGGCCGCGTGGGCCGCGACCGGTCGTGGCAGCCGATGACCCCTCTGGAGGCATGA
- a CDS encoding glycosyltransferase, with protein MAHVLQNVVFPLDRDPDLLPLYADPETWSVIENEPVRVSNRAHLGNILGRHRARIVAGRRVSLGTYFNAFPASYWQHWTSVREVQLTVRTTGPATILVYRSNGSGVRQRVATREVTGEATTSFDLALTQYSDGGWIWFDVVADEKPAVLEGAEWTTEHEPARTGKASLGITTFNKPDYCVETLRALAASPDALEFVDRIFLVDQGTQLVQEQDGYDDVAERLGETLQVIRQPNLGGSGGFARAMHETLQRPESDFVQLLDDDVRLEPESLRRSIVFGQYATTPVLVGGHMFDLLDRPKLHGWAEVVDQAPFMWRNLYQEQMPHDFGVSNLRQSTLLHMRMDADYNGWWMCLIPVEAVRAVGLALPAFIKWDDAEFCLRAGEAGFPTVSMPGVALWHVSWVNKDDTIDWQAYFHARNRIVAGLLHSEVPRGGRLLRHSRRVDLKHLMMMQYYPVALRARALRDVLSGPEHMRRNIRTAMPAARALAAEFPETVVHRDPSRVLYSRRGRQVYKQVSKNDLDNPTGLRLRWFTLTTLVSHWMHRPHPANVVQPEAEFGKEDAQWWRVPSFDSVLVSTADGSGKNIYTRDRRQYRRMLRESVRLHAELRRRWPELRARYREAMPDLVSPQSWQQIFEEKA; from the coding sequence GTGGCCCACGTCCTTCAGAATGTCGTCTTCCCGCTCGATCGCGACCCCGACCTGCTCCCGCTCTACGCCGACCCCGAGACCTGGTCCGTGATCGAGAACGAGCCCGTCCGGGTGTCCAACAGGGCGCACCTGGGCAACATCCTCGGCCGTCACCGCGCGCGCATCGTCGCCGGCCGCCGCGTCTCCCTCGGCACCTACTTCAACGCCTTCCCCGCGTCGTACTGGCAGCACTGGACGAGCGTGCGCGAGGTGCAGCTCACGGTCCGCACGACCGGACCCGCCACGATCCTCGTCTACCGCTCGAACGGCAGCGGCGTGCGCCAGCGGGTCGCCACACGCGAGGTCACCGGAGAGGCCACGACGTCGTTCGACCTGGCGCTGACGCAGTACAGCGACGGCGGATGGATCTGGTTCGACGTGGTCGCCGACGAGAAGCCCGCCGTGCTGGAGGGCGCTGAGTGGACCACCGAGCACGAGCCGGCCCGCACCGGCAAGGCCTCGCTCGGGATCACCACGTTCAACAAGCCCGACTACTGCGTCGAGACGCTGCGCGCCCTGGCCGCCTCGCCCGATGCCCTCGAGTTCGTCGACCGCATCTTCCTCGTCGACCAGGGCACGCAGCTGGTCCAGGAGCAGGACGGCTACGACGACGTCGCCGAACGCCTCGGCGAGACCCTGCAGGTGATCCGGCAGCCGAACCTGGGCGGCTCCGGCGGCTTCGCCAGGGCGATGCACGAGACGCTGCAGCGCCCGGAGAGCGACTTCGTGCAGCTGCTCGACGACGACGTGCGCCTGGAGCCGGAGTCGCTGCGCCGGTCGATCGTGTTCGGACAGTACGCGACCACGCCCGTGCTGGTGGGCGGCCACATGTTCGATCTGCTCGACCGGCCCAAGCTGCACGGGTGGGCCGAGGTGGTCGACCAGGCGCCGTTCATGTGGCGCAACCTGTACCAGGAGCAGATGCCGCACGACTTCGGGGTGTCGAACCTGCGCCAGTCGACGCTGCTGCACATGCGCATGGACGCCGACTACAACGGCTGGTGGATGTGCCTCATCCCGGTCGAGGCGGTCCGTGCGGTCGGCCTCGCCCTCCCCGCATTCATCAAATGGGACGACGCGGAGTTCTGCCTGCGCGCCGGGGAGGCCGGATTCCCCACCGTCTCGATGCCGGGCGTCGCCCTGTGGCACGTCTCCTGGGTGAACAAGGACGACACGATCGACTGGCAGGCCTACTTCCATGCCAGGAACCGCATCGTCGCCGGGCTCCTGCACTCGGAGGTCCCGCGCGGAGGTCGCCTGCTCCGGCACAGCCGGCGCGTCGACCTCAAGCACCTGATGATGATGCAGTACTACCCGGTCGCCCTCCGTGCCAGGGCGCTGCGCGACGTGCTGTCGGGGCCGGAGCACATGCGCCGGAACATCCGTACCGCGATGCCCGCCGCGCGGGCCCTCGCCGCCGAGTTCCCCGAGACCGTGGTGCACCGCGACCCGTCGCGCGTGCTCTACTCGCGTCGCGGGCGCCAGGTGTACAAGCAGGTGTCGAAGAACGACCTCGACAACCCGACCGGTCTGCGGCTGCGCTGGTTCACGCTGACCACGCTGGTGTCGCACTGGATGCACCGTCCGCACCCGGCGAACGTCGTGCAGCCGGAGGCCGAGTTCGGCAAGGAGGATGCCCAGTGGTGGCGCGTCCCCTCCTTCGACAGCGTGCTGGTGAGCACGGCCGACGGCTCCGGAAAGAACATCTACACGCGCGACCGCCGCCAGTACCGCCGCATGCTGCGCGAGAGCGTCCGGCTGCACGCCGAGCTCCGGCGCCGGTGGCCGGAGCTGCGGGCGCGCTACCGCGAGGCGATGCCCGATCTCGTCTCCCCCCAGTCCTGGCAGCAGATCTTCGAGGAGAAGGCATGA
- a CDS encoding ABC transporter permease → MSHAAVGAPGTPRRYLHSLWLLSARDLKVRYATSALGYLWSVLDPLVMSAIYWFVFTQVFHRSVGEDPYIVFLIVALLPWVWFNTSVSDFTRAFKKDSRLVRSTAIPRSIWVNRIVLSKGIEFLFSIPVLVLFAVFSGATVNVMLLWFPVALLLQIMLLVGLGLLVAPLCVLYTDLERTTALILRALFYASPVIYSFEDLPAPFDVIGAFNPLAGIFTLYRVGFFPDLWDPMPVIVSVVMCVVILALGVWTFRSLERPVLKEL, encoded by the coding sequence GTGAGTCACGCTGCTGTCGGGGCGCCCGGGACGCCCCGGCGCTATCTGCATTCGCTGTGGCTGCTGTCCGCCCGCGACCTGAAGGTGCGGTACGCGACGAGCGCCCTCGGCTACCTGTGGTCGGTGCTAGATCCGCTGGTGATGAGCGCCATCTACTGGTTCGTGTTCACGCAGGTGTTCCATCGGAGCGTGGGCGAGGACCCGTACATCGTGTTCCTCATCGTGGCGCTGCTGCCGTGGGTGTGGTTCAACACCTCGGTGTCGGATTTTACGAGGGCGTTCAAGAAGGATTCGCGTCTCGTGCGCTCGACGGCGATCCCGCGGTCGATCTGGGTCAACCGCATCGTGCTGAGCAAGGGCATCGAGTTCCTGTTCTCGATCCCCGTGCTGGTGCTGTTCGCGGTGTTCAGCGGAGCCACGGTGAACGTGATGCTGCTGTGGTTCCCGGTCGCGCTCCTCCTGCAGATCATGCTGCTGGTCGGGCTCGGTCTGCTGGTCGCGCCGCTGTGCGTGCTGTACACGGATCTGGAGCGGACGACGGCGCTGATCCTCCGCGCGCTGTTCTACGCCTCGCCCGTCATCTACAGCTTCGAAGACCTCCCGGCGCCCTTCGACGTGATCGGGGCGTTCAACCCGCTCGCCGGGATCTTCACGCTCTACCGCGTGGGCTTCTTCCCCGATCTGTGGGACCCGATGCCGGTGATCGTGAGCGTCGTGATGTGCGTGGTCATCCTGGCGCTCGGCGTGTGGACGTTCCGGAGCCTCGAGCGCCCGGTGCTGAAGGAACTGTGA